A region of Gadus morhua chromosome 18, gadMor3.0, whole genome shotgun sequence DNA encodes the following proteins:
- the ace gene encoding angiotensin-converting enzyme, producing the protein MDSFLWAAVLLLPLLGFSEAVPADWLPGPYTQTPEEAVRFASDYDLTAEKALFASVTASWTYNTNLTAHNSQLQVQASLDEQAFTEAWGNRAKQTFPPDFLATLTNNSTKKLIEKISELGPANLAEADRREYNTILSTMDDIYSTAKVCPDKDKPTECWSLEPELSDIMANSRSYKRLLYAWEGWHNASGVPLKKHYPRFVELSNKAVAPDGFADTGENWRSWYETETFETDLEELYKTVEPLYQQLHAFVRRKLHNQYGSKYINLKGPIPAHLLGNMWSQTWNNVYGLMVPYPEKPNVDVTDTMVAQGYNATQMFKVAEEFFTSLGLIKMPEEFWNESMLVKPEGREVVCHASAWDFYNRKDFRIKQCTTVTMEQLFTVHHEMGHVEYYLQYKDLPVGYRRGANPGFHEAIGDVLSLSVSTPKHLHKIGLLDKVTDDPETDINYLLKMALEKMAFLPFGYLIDQWRWNVFSGKTTPDHYNADWWHLRTKYQGICPPTPRTEEHFDAGAKYHIPGNTPYIRYFVSFILQFQFHEKLCAAAKHTGPLHKCDIYQSKEAGAILEKVLKAGSSKPWPEVLQDALGTNKMDAGALMKYFGPIITWLEEQNVNETIGWPDFNWVPPIPEGYPASIDKNTDELQAKQLLKEYNSTAERVWNTYTEASWAYNTDITEQHKDAMLAASLEMSKHTLEYGLKARQYDTSDFQDGAVKRIMNKLSDIERAGLPAPELEEYTNLLSNMETKYSVAEVCREDGPCLPLDPDLQKIMAESRDYDELLFAWKGWRDSAGKGLRKDFERYVELANTAARLNGHSDNGAFWRSLYETPTFEEDLETLWKQLEPLYQNIHAYVRRSLYKKYGDKHINLKGPIPAHLLGNMWAQTWSGIMDLTIPYPDATQVDATPAMLAKNWNATMMFQESDRFFTSLGLLPMPKEFWEKSMLLKPTDGKKVVCHASAWDFYNRKDFRIKQCTVVTMDDLITVHHEMGHVQYFLQYQDQPVSFRDGANPGFHEAIGDVLALSVATPKHLKTIGLLDKVENNHDSDINFLMSIALDKIAFLPFGYLMDQWRWKVFDGRIPASEYNKEWWNLRLKYQGLAPPVARTEEDFDPGAKFHIPANVPYVRYFVSFIIQFQFHEALCKAANHQGPLHTCDIYQSKEAGKLMGDVMKLGFSKPWPEAMAMITGQPRMTAGPLIEYFKPLIKWLEDENAKNKEVLGWPEYAWIPPSEPVVVVPEVVVPEVQGVNFLGMSLDSAAASAGSWVLLVIGLVLLVATILFAYKYRKSRKISKSEGMSMH; encoded by the exons ATGGACAGTTTCCTCTGGGCAGCGGTGCTACTGCTGCCACTCTTGGGCTTCTCTGAGGCCGTGCCAGCCGATTGGTTGCCGGGGCCGTACACTCAGACCCCGGAGGAGGCGGTTCGCTTCGCCTCCGACTACGACCTCACGGCGGAGAAGGCCCTATTCGCTAGCGTCACTGCCAGCTGGACCTACAACACCAACCTGACCGCACACAACTCCCAGCTCCAG GTGCAGGCGTCCCTTGATGAGCAGGCCTTCACCGAGGCCTGGGGGAACAGGGCCAAGCAGACCTTCCCCCCGGACTTCCTGGCGACCCTCACAAACAATAGTACCAAGAAGCTGATCGAGAAGATCAGTGAGCTGGGACCGGCCAACCTGGCCGAAGCAGATAGAAGGGAG TACAACACAATCCTGAGCACCATGGATGACATTTACTCCACCGCTAAGGTGTGTCCGGATAAAGACAAGCCCACCGAATGCTGGAGCCTGGAGCCTG AGCTGTCAGACATCATGGCCAACTCCCGGAGCTACAAGCGACTGCTGTACGCCTGGGAGGGCTGGCACAACGCTTCGGGGGTCCCCCTTAAGAAACACTACCCCCGCTTCGTGGAGCTCAGCAACAAGGCTGTGGCTCCGGACG GGTTCGCTGACACCGGGGAAAACTGGCGTTCCTGGTACGAGACGGAGACGTTTGAGACGGACCTGGAAGAGCTGTACAAGACAGTGGAGCCCCTCTACCAACAGCTTCACGCCTTTGTCCGCCGCAAGCTCCACAACCAGTATGGCTCCAAGTACATCAACCTCAAAGGACCGATCCCCGCCCACCTGCTAG GAAACATGTGGTCTCAGACCTGGAACAACGTCTATGGCTTGATGGTTCCTTacccagagaaacccaatgtggACGTGACAGACACGATGGTGGCGCAA GGCTATAATGCCACACAAATGTTCAAGGTGGCAGAAGAGTTCTTCACCTCTCTGGGATTGATTAAAATGCCTGAGGAGTTCTGGAATGAGTCTATGCTGGTGAAACCTGAGGGCAGAGAGGTGGTCTGCCACGCTTCTGCCTGGGACTTTTACAACCGCAAGGACTTTAG GATCAAGCAGTGCACCACGGTGACGATGGAGCAGCTGTTCACCGTGCACCACGAGATGGGCCACGTGGAGTACTACCTGCAGTACAAGGACCTGCCGGTAGGCTACCGCCGCGGGGCCAATCCAGGCTTCCACGAGGCCATCGGAGACGTGCtgtccctctccgtctccacgCCGAAACACCTGCACAAGATCGGCCTGCTGGACAAAGTGACCGATGACCCGG AGACCGACATCAACTACCTGCTGAAGATGGCTCTGGAGAAGATGGCCTTCCTGCCCTTCGGCTACCTCATCGACCAGTGGAGGTGGAACGTGTTCAGTGGAAAGACCACCCCGGACCACTACAACGCCGACTGGTGGCATCTACG gaCAAAATACCAAGGCATCTGCCCACCCACCCCTCGGACAGAAGAGCACTTTGACGCCGGAGCAAAATACCACATTCCTGGTAACACGCCATACATCAG gTACTTTGTCAGCTTCATCCTGCAGTTCCAGTTCCACGAGAAGCTGTGTGCGGCAGCCAAACACACAGGCCCCCTTCACAAATGTGACATCTACCAGTCCAAAGAAGCAGGTGCCATCCTAGA gaAGGTCCTCAAGGCTGGCTCATCCAAACCCTGGCCGGAAGTACTTCAGGATGCCCTGGGAACCAACAAGATGGACGCCGGTGCACTGATGAAATACTTTGGCCCTATTATAACATGGCTGGAAGAGCAGAATGTGAACGAGACCATCGGCTGGCCCGATTTTAACTGGGTGCCACCCATCCCAGAGGGGTACCCTGCTAGTATCG ATAAGAACACAGATGAGCTGCAGGCCAAGCAGCTGCTGAAGGAGTACAACAGCACGGCGGAGAGGGTGTGGAACACCTACACCGAGGCGTCCTGGGCCTACAACACAGACATTACTGAGCAACACAAGGATGCCATG CTTGCAGCCAGCTTGGAGATGTCCAAGCACACGCTGGAGTACGGCCTGAAGGCCCGGCAGTACGACACCAGCGACTTCCAGGACGGCGCCGTGAAGCGCATCATGAACAAGCTCAGCGACATCGAGAGGGCCGGCCTGCCCGCCCCCGAGCTGGAAGAG TATACCAATCTGCTGTCCAACATGGAGACCAAATACAGTGTGGCAGAGGTGTGCAGAGAGGACGGGCCCTGCCTCCCCCTGGATCCAG ACCTCCAAAAGATCATGGCTGAGTCCAGAGATTACGACGAGCTGCTGTTTGCCTGGAAGGGCTGGAGAGATTCTGCTGGCAAAGGGCTCAGAAAGGACTTTGAGAGATACGTGGAGCTGGCCAACACAGCAGCCAGACTAAACG GACACTCTGACAACGGGGCGTTTTGGCGGTCGCTGTACGAGACTCCCACGTTTGAGGAGGACCTGGAGACTCTGTGGAAACAGCTGGAACCCCTGTATCAGAACATACACGCCTACGTTCGCAGGTCCCTCTACAAGAAGTATGGCGACAAACACATCAATCTCAAGGGCCCAATTCCTGCTCATTTGCTCG GGAACATGTGGGCTCAAACCTGGTCGGGCATCATGGATCTGACCATCCCTTACCCCGACGCCACCCAGGTGGACGCCACCCCCGCCATGTTGGCGAAG AACTGGAACGCTACGATGATGTTTCAGGAGTCCGATCGTTTCTTCACCTCTCTGGGTCTTCTGCCCATGCCCAAAGAGTTTTGGGAGAAGTCCATGTTGTTGAAGCCCACCGATGGGAAGAAGGTGGTGTGCCACGCGTCTGCCTGGGACTTCTACAACAGGAAAGACTTCAG GATCAAGCAGTGCACGGTGGTAACCATGGACGACCTGATCACCGTGCACCACGAGATGGGACACGTCCAGTACTTCCTGCAGTACCAGGACCAGCCGGTGTCCTTCCGGGACGGCGCCAACCCGGGCTTCCACGAGGCCATCGGCGATGTGCTGGCCTTGTCCGTGGCCACGCCCAAGCATCTGAAGACCATCGGCCTTCTGGATAAGGTGGAGAACAACCACG ACAGCGACATCAACTTCCTCATGAGCATCGCCCTGGACAAGATCGCCTTCCTGCCGTTCGGCTACCTCATGGACCAGTGGAGGTGGAAGGTGTTCGACGGCCGCATCCCCGCGTCCGAGTACAACAAGGAGTGGTGGAACCTCAG GCTGAAGTACCAGGGGCTGGCTCCGCCCGTCGCCAGGACCGAGGAGGACTTCGACCCCGGTGCAAAGTTCCACATCCCGGCCAACGTGCCCTACGTCAG gtACTTTGTGAGCTTCATCATCCAGTTCCAGTTCCATGAAGCCCTCTGCAAGGCTGCCAACCACCAAGGGCCCCTTCACACCTGCGACATCTACCAGTCCAAGGAGGCCGGGAAGTTAATGGG CGATGTGATGAAGCTGGGTTTCAGCAAGCCCTGGCCTGAGGCCATGGCCATGATCACTGGGCAGCCCAGGATGACGGCTGGGCCCTTGATTGAGTACTTCAAGCCCCTGATCAAATGGCTGGAAGACGAGAATGCCAAGAACAAGGAGGTGCTCGGCTGGCCGGAGTACGCCTGGATCCCTCCAA GTGAACCTGTGGTCGTTGTCCCTGAGGTTGTTGTCCCTGAGGTTCAGGGCGTGAACTTCCTGGGTATGAGTTTGGACAGCGCAGCGGCCTCAGCCGGATCGTGGGTACTACTGGTCATCGGCCTTGTCCTGCTCGTGGCGACCATCTTGTTTGCCTACAAGTACCGGAAGTCAAGAAAGATATCGAAATCGGAGGGAATGAGCATGCACTAG